In Nisaea acidiphila, the DNA window GATGTCCGCGATGGTCAGCCGGGTGCCGACGAGAAACGGACTCTCCGCAAGCCGCCGCTCCATGTAATCCAGTGCCGCCTCGGCCTTCTCCACCCGCCAGCTCTCCCGCTCTTCGGCGCGCTTGCCCTGGTAGAGCATCTGGAAGCGGCAGACCGCGACATAGGGCTCGTGGCTGTACTGTTCCCAGAACAGCCATTCGAGCACCTTCGCCCGCTGGAACGCATCGGCGGGCAGCAGGGTGCTGCCTTCAGCCAGATAGATCAGCACGGCGTTCGACTGGGCGAGTGTCCGCCCGCCGCCGAAATCCACCGCCGGGACCTGTCCCGCCGGATTGATGGCGAGAAACTCCGGAGTCCGGCTCTCCCCCGCCATGATGTCGACATCGACGAAACGGTAATCGAGACCGAGCAGGTCGGCTGCGAAGACGATCTTCAGGCAGTTGCCCGAACGCCGGTCCCCATAGAGCGTGAAAAGCGGCGCGCTCAAGCCCGCTTTTCCCGGCTCGTATAGCTCAGCGGCTGCGGCAGTCGGGAGACCATTTCCTTCGGAACGACCTGCCAGAACTCTCCGACTTCCTGGGCCCAATTGATCAGCAGACGCTCCGCGAAGCGCGACTGGGTCTGCTCCACATGCTCCTGCACCAAACGCTTCAGGGACGCTTCCCAATAGTCGGTCTCGATCCGTTGCCAGATCACGGATTCCGGATTGACGTTCCGCTCGAAACTGCCGTCGCTGTCATAGACGAAGGCCATGCCGCCGGTCATGCCGGCACCGAAATTCTCGCCCACGCGGCCGAGCAGCACGGCGGTTCCGCCTGTCATGTACTCGCAACCGTTGGAGCCGCAGCCCTCGACCACCGCCTCGGCGCCGGAATTGCGGACGGCGAAACGTTCGCCCGCCTGACCCGCCGCGAAGAGCTGACCGGCGGTCGCGCCGTAAAGCACGGTATTGCCGACGATGGTGTTCTCGTTCGAGGCGAACTGAGCTGCCGTCATTTGGCGGATCACGATGGAGCCGCCCGAGAGCCCCTTGCCGACATAGTCGTTGGCATCGCCGAACACTTCCAGCTTCAGGCCCTGCACCGCGAAGGCGCCGAGCGACTGGCCGGCGGAGCCGCGCAGGCGGACCGTGATATGGCCCGGCTGCAATCCGCTCATCCCATATTTCCGGGTGATCCGGGAGCTGAGGCTGGTGCCGATGGCGCGCAGCGTGTTGGCGATATTGTAGGTGAGCTGCATCTTCTCGCCGCCTTCGAGCGCCGGCTGCGCATCCTTGATCATCTGCGCATCCAGCGTCTCCGGCACCTCGTTCCGGCCCTCGACCGCGTTCATCACCGGCAGCCCGCCGCTGTCGGCGCGCACCAGGATCGGGTTGAGGTCGAGATCGTCGAGCGACGGATCGCCGCGGCTGACCTGATGCAGCAAGTCGGTCCGGCCGATCACCTCTTCCAGGCTCCGCACGCCGAGTTCCGCCAGGATCTCGCGCACTTCCTCGGCGATGAAGGAGAACAGATTGACCACCTTCTCCGGCGTGCCGTCGAACTTGGCGCGCAGGCTCTGGTCCTGGGTGCAGACGCCGACCGGGCAGGTATTGCTGTGGCACTGGCGCACCATGATGCAGCCCATCGCGACCAGCGAGGCGGTGCCGATACCGAACTCCTCGCCGCCGAGAATGGCGGCGATGACCACGTCGCGGCCGGTGCGGAAACCGCCATCGACGCGCAGCGTGACCTTGTGGCGGAGCCGGTTCAGGGTCAGCACCTGATGCACCTCGGAGAGGCCCATTTCCCACGGAATACCGGCATATTTGATGCTGGTCTGCGGGCTGGCGCCGGTGCCGCCGCCATGGCCGGAGATCAGGATCGTGTCCGCCTTCGCCTTGGCGACGCCGGCGGCGATGGTGCCGATGCCGGAGGAGGCGACGAGCTTCACGCAGACCCGGGCGTCCGGGTTGATCTGCTTCAGGTCGTAGATCAGCTGGGCCAGATCCTCGATCGAGTAGATGTCGTGGTGCGGCGGCGGCGAGATCAGGGTGACGCCTTCCGTCGAATGCCGCAGCTTGGCGATCATGGAATTGACCTTGATCCCCGGAAGCTGACCGCCCTCTCCTGGCTTCGCGCCCTGGGCGACCTTGATCTCCAGCTCGCGGCAGTTGTTGAGATACTCCGCCGTCACGCCGAAGCGGCCGGAGGCGACCTGCTTGATCGCGGAGCTCGGATTGTCGCCGTTCGCCCGCGGCTTGAAGCGCGCCGGATCCTCGCCGCCCTCGCCGCTATCCGACTTGGCGCCGATCCGGTTCATGGCGATGGAGAGGGTCTCGTGTGCCTCCGGGCTGAGCGCGCCGAGGGAGATGCCCGGCGCCACCAGACGTTTGCGGATCTCGGTGATCGAGGACACGTCCTCGAGCGCGACTTCCTCGCCCGTCGGCTTGAAGCCGAGCAGGTCGCGGAGATTGATCGGCTTCTGGGCGTAAATCTCGTTCGCGTACTTGCGATAGAGGTGATAGCTGTCCGTCGCAACGGCATGCTGCAGGGTATGCATCATCGGTCCGTCGAAGGCATGCCGCTCGCCCTGGCGGCGATAGCGGTAGAGTCCGCCGACCGGCAGCGTCACCACGGTATCGTCGAACGCCTTGCGGTGCTGCTCCAGAGCCTTCTTCTGGATACCGGCAAGGCCAAGGCCGGAGATCCGCGACGACATGCCCGGGAAGAAGCGCGCGACGAGCGAGCGGGACAGCCCGACCGCCTCGAAATTGTAGCCGCCGCGATAGGACGACAGCACGGAGATGCCCATCTTGGACATCACTTTCAGGATGCCGTCCTGGATCGCCTTGCGGAAGGAGGCGACACATTCGTCCAGCGGCTTGTCGCCGAAGAGACCGCGGGCATGGCGGTCGGCGATTGCCTCCTGTGCCAGATAGCCGTTCACGGTGGTCGCGCCGACGCCGATCAGTACGCAGAAGTAATGCACGTCCAGCGCCTCGCCGGTGCGCACATTCACCGAGGTGAAGGTCCGGAGCTGCTGACGCACGAGATAGGAATGTACCGCACCGGTGGCGAGGATCATCGGGATCGCCGCGCGGGTGGCGGAGATTTCCTTATCTGAAAGAATCACATGCGTGCAGCCGCCACGAACGGCGTCCTCAGCCTCCCGCTGGATCCGGTCGATGGCTTCCGCGAGAGCGGACTCGCCGCCCTCGACATCGAAGGTGCAGTCGATCTCCTCCGCCGTATCGCCCATATAATCGCGCATCGCCTGGAATTCGGCGTTCGACAGCACGGGAGATTCGAGCAGCAGGTGCTCGCACTGCTCTTCGGCTTCGTCGAGGATGTTGCCGAGATTGCCGAGGCGGGTGCGCAGGGTCATCACCCGGCGCTCGCGCAGGCTGTCGATCGGCGGATTGGTGACCTGGCTGAAGTTCTGCCGGAAGAAATGGTGCAGGCCGCGATATTTCTCGGACAGAACAGCGAGCGGCGTGTCGTCGCCCATCGAACCGATGGCTTCCTTGCCGCCTTCCGCCATCGGCTGCAGAATCAGCTCCATCTCCTCAAGCGACCAGCCGGAGACGACCTGGCGGCGGCGCAGCTCGTCGCGCTCGAGGCTGGCCTTCTCCTCGTGATGGCTCTTGATCAGGCCGTCGATCTTGACGCTCTTCTTGATCCACTTGCCGAACGGGCGGGAGTTGGCGAGGTGCTCCTTGAGCTCCCCGTCGTGATAGAGCTTCCCTTCGAGCAGGTCGACGGCGATCATCTCGCCCGGATCGAGCCGGCCCTTCTCGATAATATTCTTGTCCTTGATCTTGACCATGCCGGTCTCGGACCCGGCAATGAGAAGACCGTTATCGGTGATGCTATAGCGCATCGGGCGCAGACCGTTCCTGTCCATGCCGCCCAGCACCCAGCGCCCGCCATAGGCGGCGATCGCCGCCGGACCGTCCCAGGGCTCCATCACCGCGTTGCAATAGGCATAGAGATCGCGCAGTTCCTGGCTGAGGCTGCCGCCGTCGGCGACCGCTTCCGGGATCAACATGGTCTTCACCATGGGAAGCTGGCGCCCGGCGCGGACCATCAGCTCGAACACCGCGTCGAGGGCGGAGCTGTCGGAGCTGCCGTCCTGAATGACCGGCTTCACATCCTCGATCGCCTCGCCGAACGAGTCCGCCGCCATGCGCGTCTCGTGGCTGCGCATCCAGTTCCAGCAGCCTTTCAGCGTGTTGATCTCGCCGTTGTGGGCCAGCACCCGGAAGGGCTGCGCCGCGCGCCAGGCCGGAAAGGTATTGGTCGAGTAACGCTGGTGATAGATCGCGAAGTTGGAGACGAAGCGCTCGTCCAGCAGATCCGGGAAGAACTCGGTGACCTGCTCGGCAAGGAACATGCCTTTATAGATGACCGAGCGGCAGGAGAGCGAACAGATGTAGAAATCGGTGATGTTCTCCGCCAGCGCGGCGCGCTCGATGCGGCGCCGGATCAGGTAGAGATCGCGCTCGAAGGACGGCTCGTCCACGCCCTCATGGCCGGAGACCATGATCTGCTCGATTTCCGGGCGGGTCGCGTTCGCCTTCTCGCCGATCACGTCGACATTCACCGGAACCTGGCGCCAACCGTAAATCTTGTAGCCCCGCGAGAGGATCTCCTCCTCGACGATGCAGCGGCAACGTTCCTGCGCGGCAAGGTCGGTGCGCGGCAGGAACACCATACCGACCGCGATCAGACCGTCGCCGACCGGCTGACCGGCACGCTCGACATGCTCGCGGAAGAAATCCTGCGGGATCTGAAGATGGATGCCCGCCCCGTCGCCCGTCTTGCCGTCGGCATCGACCGCGCCACGGTGCCAAATCGCCTGCAGCGCCTGGATCGCGGACTCGACGACATCCCTGCGCGGCGTGCCATCGATGGAGGCGACGAATCCGACGCCGCAGGATTCGTGCTCATCCGCGGGATTGTAGGCATGAGCGGCTTCCAGCCGGGCCGCGTTGGCCTTCCACTGGGCCACGAATTCGGCGCCGCCGCCGATCGGAAACTGTTCGTCCTGTCTCATGTCGGTCATCCCCGGCTCAGGAAGCGAGATCGAGCGAGGCGGAGGCCTTCTGCTCGATATAGGCATGGATCTGGTCGGCCACGTCGCGGCCGTCGCGGACGGCCCAGACGACAAGCGAGGCCCCGCGCACGATGTCGCCGGCGGCGAAGACGCCGTCGAGGCTGGTCATCATGCTCGTGAAGTCGACAGAGAGCGTCCCCCAGCGGGACACTTTCAGCTCCTTCTCGCCGAACAGCTCCGGCAGGTCCTCGGGGTCGAAGCCGAGCGCGAGGATCGCCATGTCAGCCGGAATGGTGAAGCTGCTGTCAGGCACCACCTGCGGCGCCTGACGGCCGGTGGAATCCGGCACGCCGAGATGGATGCGGTGACAACGCACGCCATCGACGGCTCCCTCGCCGGTGAAGGCCTCGGGCGCGGCGAGCCACATGAACTCGACACCCTCTTCCTCGGCGTTCTGCACCTCGCGCTGGGAGCCCGGCATGTTGGCCTTGTCCCGGCGATAGACGCATTTGACCGACTTCGCGCCCTGGCGGATCGCGGTCCGGACACAGTCCATCGCCGTATCGCCGCCGCCGATCACGACAATATCCTTGCCGTTGGCGTCGAGACTGCCGTCCTCGAAGGCCGGCACCTTGTCGCCCAAACCCGTGCGGTTGGAAGCGGTGAGGTAATCCAGCGCCTGATGAACATTGCCAAGACCGATGCCCGGGCACTTCATCTCGCGCGTCTTGTAGACGCCGGTCGCGACCAGCACCGCGTCGTGCTTCTCGCGCAATTCGGCAACGGTGATGTCCTTGCCGACATCCACACCGGTATGGAAGGTAATTCCGCTCTCCTCCAGCACCCGGGTGCGGCGCTGCACCACATCCTTCTCAAGCTTGAAGTTCGGAATACCGTAGATCATCAGGCCGCCGATACGGTCGTAGCGATCGTAAACATGGACCTGATAACCGCGTTTGCGGAGCTGTTCGGCCGCCGCGAGCCCGCCTGGGCCGCCACCGATAATGCCAACGCTTTCCTTGCGCTCGCGCACGGGCTTCGCCGGCTTCACCCAGCCCTGCTCGAAGGCCGTCTCGGTGATATATTTCTCGACAGAGCCGATGGTGACCGAGTCGAATCCCTTCTCGATCACGCAATTGCCTTCGCAGAGACGGTCCTGCGGGCAGATACGGCCGCAGATCTCCGGGAAATTGTTGGTCGCGCTCGAAATCTCGTAGGCCTCTTCCAGACGCCCTTCCGCCGTCAGCATCAGCCAATCGGGGATGTTGTTGGAAAGAGGGCAATGGACCTGGCAATAGGGCACGCCGCATTGCGAGCAGCGGCTTGCCTGCTCCTGCGCGTGGTCCTCCACGAACTCGTCATAGATCTCGCCGAAATCCCGGCGGCGCTCTTCCGCCGCGCGCTTTGCGGGCATCCGCTTCGCCGTGTGGACGAATTTCAGCATCCGATCGGTGGTCATTCCACTCTCTCCCTCGGCCTCTTCGGGACCTGTTCCGCTTCGGGTTCCGTGCCGCCCGACTTGTCGTTCGTTCCTGGCACAATACCTCATCGGGGAGCGCCTATCTACGGAAAGCGACGAGAAAGGTCAATAGATAGGACTAATTTTTTATTCCCCCGTTGATCGGATTACAGGACGCCGCCGATCAGTCGTTTCACGATGAGCAATTAGTCTCAAATCGGACCTTTAACATTTATTCTTTCCGGATCAACCGGATGCTATAGTCCGGTCGCCGTGTCGGGGAGGTCGGGGGGCCCCCACCCGGCCACTCAAGCGAGTCCCGCCGAAGCGATTGAGACCGGAGCCCGAGCGTGCCGATCCTCCATCTGGCCATTCTCGCCCTCGTTCAGGGGATCACCGAATTCCTGCCCATTTCTTCCAGCGGACATCTGGTGCTCGTTCCCTTTGTCATGGATTGGCAGGACCAGGGACCGCTCCTCGACGTCGCCGTCCATGTCGGCACACTTCTCGCCGTCATGCTCTACGCCTGGCGCGAGATCGGCCTGATGCTCGCGGGGCTTTGGCGCCTTGTACGCGGCCGGATCGATCAGGGCGCCCGGCTCATGCTTCAGGTGATCCTCGCCTCGATCCCGGTCGTGATCGCCGGTTATGCCGTCGCGAAGTATGCCGGCGGCATGTTCCGCAGCATCGAGGTTATCGGCTGGACCACGCTCGGGTTCGGAATCCTGTTGGGCCTTGCCGACCGGGCCGGCATGACGGTACGGCGGCTCGAACACATGAGCTATGGCAGCGCACTCGTCATCGGCCTTTCCCAGGCGCTCGCACTCATCCCGGGCACCAGCCGCTCCGGAATCACCATGACTTTCGCCCGGCTGCTCGGGTTCGAGCGCGCGGACGCCGCCCGCTTCTCGCTCCTGCTGGCGATCCCGGCGATCGCCGGCGCCGGCACCCTTTCCGGCATCGAGCTCTGGCAGAGCGGTGACATGACTCTTACCCGCGACGCCTTCACCGCCGCCGGTCTCGCCTTCGTCTCCGCACTTGTCGCGATCCTGCTGATGATGGCCTGGCTCCGGCGGGCGGGGTTCCTGCCATTCGTCGTCTACCGTATCCTGCTCGGCGGGATCCTGCTCTATCTGGTTTATGCCGGTTGACGTACGGCTATCGTG includes these proteins:
- the gltB gene encoding glutamate synthase large subunit, whose amino-acid sequence is MTDMRQDEQFPIGGGAEFVAQWKANAARLEAAHAYNPADEHESCGVGFVASIDGTPRRDVVESAIQALQAIWHRGAVDADGKTGDGAGIHLQIPQDFFREHVERAGQPVGDGLIAVGMVFLPRTDLAAQERCRCIVEEEILSRGYKIYGWRQVPVNVDVIGEKANATRPEIEQIMVSGHEGVDEPSFERDLYLIRRRIERAALAENITDFYICSLSCRSVIYKGMFLAEQVTEFFPDLLDERFVSNFAIYHQRYSTNTFPAWRAAQPFRVLAHNGEINTLKGCWNWMRSHETRMAADSFGEAIEDVKPVIQDGSSDSSALDAVFELMVRAGRQLPMVKTMLIPEAVADGGSLSQELRDLYAYCNAVMEPWDGPAAIAAYGGRWVLGGMDRNGLRPMRYSITDNGLLIAGSETGMVKIKDKNIIEKGRLDPGEMIAVDLLEGKLYHDGELKEHLANSRPFGKWIKKSVKIDGLIKSHHEEKASLERDELRRRQVVSGWSLEEMELILQPMAEGGKEAIGSMGDDTPLAVLSEKYRGLHHFFRQNFSQVTNPPIDSLRERRVMTLRTRLGNLGNILDEAEEQCEHLLLESPVLSNAEFQAMRDYMGDTAEEIDCTFDVEGGESALAEAIDRIQREAEDAVRGGCTHVILSDKEISATRAAIPMILATGAVHSYLVRQQLRTFTSVNVRTGEALDVHYFCVLIGVGATTVNGYLAQEAIADRHARGLFGDKPLDECVASFRKAIQDGILKVMSKMGISVLSSYRGGYNFEAVGLSRSLVARFFPGMSSRISGLGLAGIQKKALEQHRKAFDDTVVTLPVGGLYRYRRQGERHAFDGPMMHTLQHAVATDSYHLYRKYANEIYAQKPINLRDLLGFKPTGEEVALEDVSSITEIRKRLVAPGISLGALSPEAHETLSIAMNRIGAKSDSGEGGEDPARFKPRANGDNPSSAIKQVASGRFGVTAEYLNNCRELEIKVAQGAKPGEGGQLPGIKVNSMIAKLRHSTEGVTLISPPPHHDIYSIEDLAQLIYDLKQINPDARVCVKLVASSGIGTIAAGVAKAKADTILISGHGGGTGASPQTSIKYAGIPWEMGLSEVHQVLTLNRLRHKVTLRVDGGFRTGRDVVIAAILGGEEFGIGTASLVAMGCIMVRQCHSNTCPVGVCTQDQSLRAKFDGTPEKVVNLFSFIAEEVREILAELGVRSLEEVIGRTDLLHQVSRGDPSLDDLDLNPILVRADSGGLPVMNAVEGRNEVPETLDAQMIKDAQPALEGGEKMQLTYNIANTLRAIGTSLSSRITRKYGMSGLQPGHITVRLRGSAGQSLGAFAVQGLKLEVFGDANDYVGKGLSGGSIVIRQMTAAQFASNENTIVGNTVLYGATAGQLFAAGQAGERFAVRNSGAEAVVEGCGSNGCEYMTGGTAVLLGRVGENFGAGMTGGMAFVYDSDGSFERNVNPESVIWQRIETDYWEASLKRLVQEHVEQTQSRFAERLLINWAQEVGEFWQVVPKEMVSRLPQPLSYTSREKRA
- a CDS encoding NAD(P)-dependent oxidoreductase, whose product is MTTDRMLKFVHTAKRMPAKRAAEERRRDFGEIYDEFVEDHAQEQASRCSQCGVPYCQVHCPLSNNIPDWLMLTAEGRLEEAYEISSATNNFPEICGRICPQDRLCEGNCVIEKGFDSVTIGSVEKYITETAFEQGWVKPAKPVRERKESVGIIGGGPGGLAAAEQLRKRGYQVHVYDRYDRIGGLMIYGIPNFKLEKDVVQRRTRVLEESGITFHTGVDVGKDITVAELREKHDAVLVATGVYKTREMKCPGIGLGNVHQALDYLTASNRTGLGDKVPAFEDGSLDANGKDIVVIGGGDTAMDCVRTAIRQGAKSVKCVYRRDKANMPGSQREVQNAEEEGVEFMWLAAPEAFTGEGAVDGVRCHRIHLGVPDSTGRQAPQVVPDSSFTIPADMAILALGFDPEDLPELFGEKELKVSRWGTLSVDFTSMMTSLDGVFAAGDIVRGASLVVWAVRDGRDVADQIHAYIEQKASASLDLAS
- a CDS encoding undecaprenyl-diphosphate phosphatase — translated: MPILHLAILALVQGITEFLPISSSGHLVLVPFVMDWQDQGPLLDVAVHVGTLLAVMLYAWREIGLMLAGLWRLVRGRIDQGARLMLQVILASIPVVIAGYAVAKYAGGMFRSIEVIGWTTLGFGILLGLADRAGMTVRRLEHMSYGSALVIGLSQALALIPGTSRSGITMTFARLLGFERADAARFSLLLAIPAIAGAGTLSGIELWQSGDMTLTRDAFTAAGLAFVSALVAILLMMAWLRRAGFLPFVVYRILLGGILLYLVYAG
- a CDS encoding glutathione S-transferase family protein: MSAPLFTLYGDRRSGNCLKIVFAADLLGLDYRFVDVDIMAGESRTPEFLAINPAGQVPAVDFGGGRTLAQSNAVLIYLAEGSTLLPADAFQRAKVLEWLFWEQYSHEPYVAVCRFQMLYQGKRAEERESWRVEKAEAALDYMERRLAESPFLVGTRLTIADISLLAYTRLAGEGGLELSGRPNLTAWIPRCETELGLAEAA